The Sulfolobus acidocaldarius DSM 639 genome has a window encoding:
- a CDS encoding beta-ketoacyl-ACP reductase, translating to MRYAIVTGGGSGIGYTTSIKLASLGYGVIMGDIAPNIEEKAKSVREATKNEKVIGLHLDVTDWDSCNAFYNKALSSLGIDHVDILINNAGILRDALFVKMTREQWDQVIKVHLYGAFNMTKQVVEGMIKYQWGRIINMSSISWKGNVGQANYSAAKAGLIGFTKTLAKELGKYNITVNAIVPGFIDTPMTAPLPDKIKKMFLERIPAGRMGRPEEISNIIAFLVSDEASYISGAEIEVTGGFSQ from the coding sequence ATGAGATACGCGATCGTAACAGGAGGAGGGAGCGGAATAGGTTATACAACCTCAATAAAGTTAGCCTCACTGGGTTATGGTGTAATAATGGGAGACATTGCCCCAAACATAGAGGAGAAAGCAAAAAGCGTTAGGGAAGCCACAAAAAACGAGAAAGTCATAGGCTTACACCTAGACGTAACAGACTGGGACAGCTGTAACGCGTTCTACAACAAAGCCCTCAGTTCTCTAGGAATAGACCATGTAGACATACTCATAAATAATGCCGGAATATTGAGGGACGCCCTTTTCGTTAAAATGACCAGAGAGCAGTGGGACCAAGTGATCAAAGTCCACTTGTACGGAGCGTTCAACATGACGAAACAGGTAGTTGAGGGGATGATAAAGTATCAGTGGGGGAGAATAATCAACATGTCCTCAATCAGTTGGAAAGGTAACGTAGGACAGGCAAACTACTCAGCTGCAAAGGCTGGCTTAATAGGGTTCACAAAGACATTGGCAAAGGAGTTAGGTAAGTACAACATAACAGTCAACGCCATAGTCCCAGGGTTTATTGACACACCCATGACTGCCCCACTACCTGACAAGATAAAGAAGATGTTCCTGGAGAGGATCCCCGCAGGTAGGATGGGCAGACCAGAGGAAATCTCTAACATTATAGCCTTCCTAGTCTCTGATGAGGCGTCATACATAAGCGGGGCTGAGATCGAAGTAACTGGAGGCTTCTCACAGTGA
- a CDS encoding ABC transporter ATP-binding protein, whose product MITLKHLVKRFGKKVVLDDVSLEVREGYTALVGPNGAGKSTLLGVLAGVYKYEGECHILGIECRDSKRIHERVSFSIDTPVFPDIKVRNILKIAEADEEIVYQLGAEEILKKNFNSLSTGQAKLVSISIALGRDADLYILDEPTANLDPDKRVRFYDVLLRKAKNVFIASHELSEVNNIASNLVIIRRGKIVFNGTLKELSNKYGNLVIIKTNRPQEIIKLLGRGNHFGNSVLIEGESTLESILTELKSKDVNMEWVLGIDVADLSVFYRRMVEEDEKLDSKRD is encoded by the coding sequence ATGATTACCCTTAAACACCTTGTGAAGAGGTTTGGTAAGAAAGTGGTTTTAGACGATGTCTCCTTAGAAGTTAGAGAGGGATACACTGCGTTAGTTGGTCCAAACGGTGCAGGAAAATCTACTCTCTTAGGGGTGTTAGCAGGTGTCTATAAGTATGAGGGAGAATGCCATATTTTAGGAATTGAGTGTCGTGACAGTAAGCGGATTCACGAGAGGGTTTCCTTTAGCATTGACACGCCCGTATTTCCCGATATCAAAGTGAGAAACATTCTTAAGATAGCTGAGGCTGATGAGGAGATAGTCTATCAACTAGGTGCTGAGGAGATACTTAAAAAGAACTTCAACTCACTGTCCACTGGACAAGCTAAGTTAGTCAGCATATCAATAGCCCTAGGTAGGGACGCAGACCTTTACATACTAGACGAGCCTACAGCTAACTTAGACCCGGATAAGAGGGTCAGGTTTTATGACGTATTGCTCCGTAAGGCGAAGAACGTCTTTATAGCTAGCCATGAGCTTTCAGAGGTTAACAATATAGCATCGAACCTGGTTATAATCAGGAGAGGTAAGATAGTATTTAATGGGACCCTGAAGGAGCTCAGTAATAAGTACGGTAACTTGGTCATTATTAAAACAAATAGACCTCAGGAAATCATTAAGCTCTTGGGTAGAGGGAATCATTTTGGGAACTCTGTACTTATAGAGGGTGAGTCGACTTTGGAAAGTATCCTGACTGAGCTTAAAAGTAAGGATGTGAACATGGAATGGGTTCTCGGTATAGATGTAGCTGATCTAAGTGTCTTTTACAGGAGGATGGTCGAGGAAGATGAAAAGCTGGATAGTAAAAGAGATTAA
- the sdx gene encoding sulredoxin codes for MVWKRTISAKALEKAKYASVKVEDKVIFMANIKGKLYAMDAVCSHARCILGQLDEEKLTVKCFCHHAVFDLNTGNMLEPPYVAPDAPKEKLGLKTYQIRDNSGWIEVDV; via the coding sequence ATGGTTTGGAAGAGAACTATCTCCGCAAAGGCACTTGAGAAGGCAAAGTACGCATCTGTCAAGGTGGAAGATAAAGTAATTTTTATGGCTAACATTAAGGGCAAACTGTATGCAATGGACGCAGTATGTAGCCACGCAAGGTGCATATTGGGTCAACTGGATGAGGAGAAACTAACTGTAAAGTGCTTCTGTCATCATGCTGTGTTTGATTTAAATACTGGTAATATGTTAGAACCACCATACGTAGCACCTGATGCACCCAAGGAGAAACTAGGGCTTAAGACATACCAGATCAGGGACAATAGTGGATGGATAGAGGTAGACGTGTGA